The segment CGCGTTTACTGGAGCTACTGAACAAAACAGACTTGAACGCAATGGTTATTGATATCAAAGATGATCATGGATACTTGACGTACATACCGGAGGAAGAAGATTCCCCATTCATGGATATCGCACAGCCATATATCAAAGATCCTGCAGGTATGATGGAAACCTTAGAGGAAAACGAAGTATATCCAATTGGTAGAATCGTAGTTTTTAAGGATTCCGTTTTGGCGAAAGCACGACCAGACTTATCGTTTAAGGACAACGGAAAAGTCTGGGTGAACGGGCGTGGAGAGGCATTTGTAAATCCTTTCCTAAAAGAAGTTTGGGATTACAATATTGATATAGCGATTGAAGCGGCAAAAATGGGCTTTCAGGAAATCCAGTTCGACTATGTCCGTTTTCCAGAGGGCTTTGAAAAGAGAGACACTTCTTTAGAGTACGGCTATGGTGAATACAAAGAGATGGACATGGACAATGTTCAGAAGAGAGTTGAATCGGTAACAGATTTTGTGGAATATGCAAGGGAACGACTGGAGCCTTATAATGTCCAAGTTTCGGTTGATATTTTTGGCTACACAGCTACCCTGCCGGAAGCACCGGGTATCGGCCAGAACTTCAGCCGAATATCAGAGCATGTGGATGTCATTTCATCGATGATCTATCCGAGTCACTGGACTTCGTATTTTGGCATAGCAAAACCTGATACAGAACCTTATAAACTAATTGCGGAGTACGCAAAGCTTGAAAATGCCAAGCTGGATGAACTGGAAAACAGACCTGTTTCAAGACCATGGATTCAAGACTTCACGGCTACATGGTTGGGCGCAGGCAATTATATCCCATATGGACCAAAAGAAGTGGAAGATCAGATCCGCGCGTTAAACGAGAATGGAATTGACGAATACCTAATTTGGAATGCAGGTAATTCCTACACAGAAGGACTAGATTTTACACCTTTGAATGACTAACTATAAAAAGCTGCCTTACTCGGCAGCTTTTTTCTTTTATTTATTTTTTCCCCCCGACACTTTTCCAGCCAGCTTGCATACTAGCGGACTTATCAAAGCTTTCAGTTCCTTTTTTCCTTCCAAAAAACTTTTCCCCGATTCCATTTGTCAAAACTCCCATTACCGCGGTAATGCCAATTACTAATATTGCTACGATAGTGAAATCAATAAAATATTCGATCAAACCATACATCCCCTTTTAAGTATGTAATCGCATACAAAGATATTTATGCTTCTATTGTAGGCTATGTTTAAGAGAAAAGGAAGAGGGCATATTAACACTGAGGTGTGTTCAAGTTTGTTATACTTAATATGTACATAGATAAAAAACGAAAGGGGAGTCTTGCAACATAATGAATTGGTATGAGAAATTAAATCAGTATTTTCCTGTGGAAGAAATGAAATCAAGAGAGCATATGGAGCTTCTTTTAAAAGAAAAAGGCGATATTTATCATAAAGATGAGGGGGAGCATCATGTACTGATGTATGTGGAGCTTGATAATTTCATTTTTATCGACTACTTATTTGTTTCGAAAGATGCTAGAGGGATGGGGCTTGGCCATAAGCTACTGGACAAAATGAAAGAAAAAGGGAAGGCGATCATTCTAGAGGTAGAGCCTGTCGATTACGAAGATACGGATACGGAAAAACGCCTTCGTTTCTACAAAAGAGAGGGATTTGAGCATGCTTCTTCCATCGGCTATCGCCGACGTTCTCTTGCAACAAATGAAGTGAATCCAATGGAGATTCTCTACTGGTCACCTACTGATGCAGGGGAGGAAGCCATCTACGAAGGAATGAAAGCTACATACGAGCAAATACATACATATAAAGATAAAGAATTATATGGTGAGTCTTATGATAAAGTGGATAAGGTATTAACATATGATGAAGATGATAACAACGAGGATATATTATCGAAATTGTAAAAAGTGATCTATAAGATTTATAAGAACCATTAACCTCGGTTAATGGTTCTTTTGAAAAAATATACTTGCATAAACAAGTAATTTTAGATAAAATAAAATCGCTGAGAGGAGTTGAGAAAGTGAAAAGTGAAGATAACTATAGGTTAGATAATTCGATAGGTTATAAACTTTTCCATGCATCTAGACTAATCAATAATCGCATAAACAAATATTTTAAAGAGAATAATTTTCCAGTAACCTATGAACAATGGCAAATATTAAGTAGGTTGTATGAGAAAGACGGGCTTACGCAAAATCAAATTGCAGAACTGAATGAGAAAGATCAGCCAAGTGTATCTCGTTTAATTGTGAACATGGTAAACAGAGGATTGGTTATAAGGTCACCACATCCTTCAGATGCGAGAATTAATATTATTAATCTCACAGAACATGCAAAAGAGTCTGAGCATGCTCTTAAGAGCCTTGCTAATCAAACAATACAGGACGCAACGAGAGAGATAGATTCCGAAGATGTGGCACAATGTCTTAGAATGCTGGACCAGATAAGAGAGAATCTAAAATAAAAGTGTTTGTTTAAGCAAGTAATAAAGTGAAGGTTATTAGTTGTTTAAACAAGTATTTTTTCAAATATTTCTATGAAGTTAAAAATATAGTTTGGCCTATTTTTTTTGATCTTAATTGAGAATGATTATCTATTTCAAATACAATGTTAGGAAGGAACACATAATGAAGAAAAGGTATCTGTTTATCATACTAATTACATTATCATTTATCTCTTTATTTGTTGGGGTAACCGAAATAAAGGCATGGAAATTGTGGCAGGGAATAAGTGAACAGCAACTACAAATTCTTTTGCTGAGCAGAATCCCAAGACTGCTTAGTATTATTATCGCTGGTATTGGAATGAGTGTTTGTGGACTGATTATGCAGCAGCTCACTAGGAACAAATTTGTCTCACCAACTACTGCTGGAACAATGGATTCTGCAAGACTCGGAGTGTTAGTGTCCCTCCTGCTTTTTTCCTCTGCTGGAATGTTACTTAAAGCTTCCATTGCCTTTTTCTTCGCTTTGGCAGGGACATTCATTTTCATGAAGATTTTAGACAGGATAAAGTTCAAGGACGTAATTTTCATCCCTCTTGTGGGGCTGATGTTTGGTAGTATTGTAGGGTCAATCACTACATTTTTTGCCTATAAATACGATCTTATTCAGAACATGTCATCATGGTTGCAGGGTAATTTCTCGCTAATCATTAAAGGAAGATATGAGTTACTTTACATAAGTGTTCCTTTGCTTATAATAACATATCTTTATGCAAACAGATTTACCGTTGCCGGGATGGGAGAAGAGTTCTCCATCAACCTGGGGCTGAAATATAAACAAGTAGTCAATATTGGCCTTGTCATTGTGGCAGCTGTAACATCTATCGTCATTTTGACTGTTGGAATGATTCCATTCCTAGGCCTGATCGTCCCTAATATTGTGAGTATCTTTCGAGGAGATCACTTGAAAGATAACCTGCCATATACAGCGATGATTGGAGCAATCTTTGTCCTTGCTTGCGATATTCTAGGAAGAATTATCATTTATCCATACGAAATACCAATTGGTCTGACTGTCGGGGTAATAGGTAGTGCGTTATTTCTTTATCTTTTATTTAGGAGAAGTACATATGAAGCTAAATCATAAGATTTATCTATTAATAAGTATACTAGTAATCTCGGTTTCTCTTTTTTTATTCTACGACCTTGGTTCAAATTGGGATTACGCACTCCCAAGAAGGGCAATGAAAGTACTTGCTATCATACTGACTGGTGGCTCCATTGCTTTTTCCACCGTGATCTTTCAAACGATTACTAGTAATAGAATATTGACGCCAAGCATTATCGGACTCGATTCTCTTTATCTGCTTGTCCAGACGTTTATTATATTCGTTTTTGGTTCAGCAAGTTTTATAGTAGCTAACAAGGAAGTTAATTTCCTCCTTTCCGTGTCTTGCATGGTATTGTTCGCGCTTCTCCTTTATAAGTTCCTATTCAAAGGAGAGGGGCGAAATATTTATTTCTTGCTTCTGGTGGGCATAGTCTTTGGAACTTTATTCGGCAGTCTATCTACGTTTATGCAGGTCCTGATTGATCCCAATGAATTCATGCTTGTCCAGGACAGGATGTTTGCAAGTTTTAATAACGTCAACACGGAACTTTTATTTGTTTCCATTGTTCTTTTAATAGGGATAGGGTTTTATGTATCTCGTTATTTGAAGTATTTAGATGTACTGGCGCTTGGAAGGGAACAGGCCATCAACCTTGGAGTGCCCTACAATTTCATAGTTCAAAGGTTTTTGATCATTATTGCCATACTTGTTTCCATAGCGACTGCCTTAGTTGGTCCAATAACATTTTTAGGGCTGCTTGTTGCAAATATTACGTATCAATTTATGAAAACTTATCGTCATATATACCTATTGACTGCCTCCATTCTTATAAGCGTCGTAGCGCTTGTTGGGGGGCAACTGATTGTGGAAAGAGTATTTACATTCTCCACTACGCTAAGTGTCATCATCAATTTTACTGGCGGTGTCTATTTTATTTATCTTTTATTAAAGGAGAGTAAATCATGGTCGAAGTAAAGAATCTTACGAAAAGCTATGGAAACAAAAAAGTGGTGGATCAGGTTAGCACTACAGTGAAGAAGGGGCGCATCACTTCCTTTATTGGACCAAACGGGGCAGGTAAAAGCACCTTGTTGTCCATGATGAGCAGATTAATAGAAATGGACTCCGGTGAAGTGTACTTAGATGGAGAAGATATTGTTAAGCAAAAAAGCAATATCTTGGCGAAGAAGTTATCCATTTTGAAACAGTCTAACCATATGCCAATTCGTTTGACCATAAGGGAGCTTGTCAGTTTCGGAAGGTTTCCCCATTCACAAGGGAACCTCACGGCAGAAGATTGGAGAGAGGTAGATGGAGCAATTGCTTACATGCAACTGGAAAAAATGCAGCATAAGTTTTTGGACCAGTTAAGTGGAGGGCAAAAGCAAAGGGCGTTCATTGCCATGGTGATTGCGCAGAACACAGAATATATCCTATTGGATGAGCCGTTGAATAATCTGGATATGAAGCATTCGGTTCAGATAATGAAAGTACTGAGAAAGCTCGTTGATGAAACGGGAAAGACCGTTATCATCGTTATCCATGATATTAACTTCGCATCTGTTTATTCCGACTATATTGTGGCTTTGAAAAATGGAAAATTAGTAAAGCAAGGTAAAACAGAGGATATCATCAAAGAAGACGTTTTAAAGGAAATCTATGATATTGATATTATAGTGAAAGAAATAGACGGAAAAAATATCTGTATCTATTTTTCATAAGGAGGAGAGACGATGCTAACCTACAGGAATGCTATCCCTTGATGAATTTTTCCAGAACTGGCGCCACCTTTTTGTGGAAGGAGAAGAACGGAAGCAAAAGGGAGTTCAAGAGAAAAGTAATCAGTATTAGCGTTATCCAACTATATCATGAGGTGAGGAAAATGAAGAAAAACCTATCCATATTATTTTTAGCTTTCTTATTGTCTTTAGTTGCTGCTGCATGCGGTGCAAATAATAATGCAACAAGTGGATCCGAAAATGCTTCAGCAGAAGCGAAAACTACTGGGAATACAGAAAAAATGACTATCGAACATCAATTAGGAAAGACAGATATTACGAAATCCCCTGAAAACGTCATTGTGTTTGATTTCGGAATATTGGATTCCTTGGACAAATTGGGAGTGAATGTTTTAGGAGTGCCTCAAGCGAACATACCTCCTTACTTATCAAAATATGAAGACGCAACGTATGAGAATGTGGGAAGTTTGAAAGAGCCTGATTTTGAGAAAATACATTCACTTGACCCAGAGTTAATCATAATTTCCGGTAGACAAGCGGATTCGTATGAGGAGCTCTCAAAAATAGCTCCAACTATCTTCATGGGAGTAGATACAAATAACTATCTTCCATCGTACAAGGAAAATATGGCATTGCTTGGTGAGATTTTCAATAAAGAGTCCGAAGTTGCTGGAGAGTTGGCGAAAGTAGAAAAATCCATTGAAGATCTAAAATCCAAAGCAAGTGCCTCCGGGAAGAAGGCATTGATTGTTCTTGCCAATGAAGGGAATATAAGTGCATATGGTCCCGGTTCCCGTTTTGGAATCATCCATGATGAGTTTGGATTAACCCCAGTGGATGACGGGATAGAAGTGTCAACGCATGGCCAAAATGTTTCCTTCGAATACATTCTTGAAAAGAACCCTGATTACTTATTTGTCATTGACAGGGGAGCTGCAGTAGAAGGGGAATCGAGTGCAAAAGCGTTATTGGATAATGATATTATCAATCAGATTAATGCAAGTAAAGAGGATAACATTGTGTATCTAGATCCTAACTATTGGTACTTATCAGGTGGAGGGCTCATTTCTGTTTCGGAAATGGTCAAAGAAATCGAGTCCAGCTTGGAATAATTGTGACAAAACCATACAGTATCTAGATGATAGAGAAAAAGAAACTCCACCGGCTAGCAACTACTAGTAAGGGTGGAGTTTCTTCTATTCTTGGTTATTATCGTAAGCTTTTTTCATCAACTGTGTAATCTCGGTATAGCCTCTATCATTCGGATGGATGTCATCTGTTGAGATATGTGTCCACTCCAATGCATTCCCCGTGAACGTATCATAGGGATCAATTACCAGTGTTTTTTCTTCCTCTGCATATTCCTCGATAAAGCCATTAAACAATGGTGCGTACTTTGCTCCAAGATCCGTCAGTTCATGTCCATCAGGATAGGGATTGTAAAGTCCTAGTAAGATGATGGTTGCATCAGGGTTCAATTCCCGTAGCAGCTTGTATGTTTCTTGATAGGTTCTTTTCAGTATTTCCATTCGAAGGTTGAGTGCTGACTCATCTTCCCCCTCCGGTACAGAGCGGATGGTCTGCAGAAAATCATTGCCACCTATGGAAACAGATATGACTCCAGCTGTTTTTAATCGGTTTTGCAATGCTTCATCCGCAGTAAGCAGTGTAAGTAATCCGGGGGAAGAAAGGCCTGGTATTCCATAATTCTCAACAGTGACATTGTGGTCTTCACGCAAATATTTCGTGAACTGAGGTACAAATCCGTGCATGCGTAAATGATTCTCCTCAGAAGACCCAAGCCCTGCAGTCAATGAATCCCCTATGGCGATGTAAATGATTTGCTTAGGGGATTCCGCTATCGCGGGAGGGTAGATAAGAAAGCTTGAAACGAGCAGTAATATAGTTAAACTCCATTTTTTCAGCATGTTCTTCATCCTCTCCCTGGTTTGTTACACATCAAGCTTTTCCAACTTCTTCTGCCTTCTTTTTTCCTTAAACGAATCAAATAAATAATAAACGACCGGTATCAATATCAACGTGATGATGGTTGCAAAACTTAATCCGAATACAATAACGATTGCCATCGGCTGCTGGATCTCCATCCCTTCCCCGAAACCAAGGGTTAACGGAATGAGGCCGAGTATGGTTGTCAGGGCGGTCATGAAAATTGGTCGCAAACGAGTTGGACCTGCGATAAGTATAGCTTCCCAAGTTGATTTGCCGTCCCTTTTCATCATATTCACATAGTCAACGAATACGATGGCATTATTGACGACTATCCCTGTAAGTATGAGCATCCCCACGAGTGAGCCGACACCGAGTGGCTGGGAGGTGACAAGCAGGCCAAAGATGATTCCAATAATGGTTAACGGTACTGCAAACATGATGATGAATGGATAGAAATACGACTCGAACTGGCCGGCCATCACCATATATACAAGTACGACGGCCAGTGCCAATGCGCCTCCAAGCTTGAAGAAAGCGTCATTCATCTGTTCATCTTGTCCACCGATCGTGATTTTATATTGGTTGTTTGGGATATAAATGTTTTCTTTCAAGGTTTTTTCTACATCATCAATGACACTTCCAAGGTCACGATTGACGATGTCGGCATTGACTGTAATTTCACGGTTCCGGTTCGTTCTGGATATCTGGCTTGGACCTTGACCTCTTTCTACCGTCGCAACAGCTTGAAGGGGAATGTTTTCTCCTGTCGGTGTATTGATCAACAGCTTTTCCAGGTCCTCAATCGAAGCCGTATAAGTGTCTTCGATGGTCAAGCGTATATCTAATTCTGCTCCATCTCGGGCCATTCTCGTTGCAACCAAACCTTTCGTGGCGCTAGAGACGGCTGAGGCGATCTGTCCGCTACCAATACCAAACTGGCTGGCTTTCACCCGGTCAATATCCACGACTATTTCGGGGTTGCCCTCCGTATAATTTGACGTTGGCTCACGGATTCCTTCTATTTCAGATAAAAGATTGACCGTATCGTCTGCTAAAGACTTAAGAGTGGTCAAATCCGGACCGGTTATACTTAAGGATACAGGGTTTTGGGAGAAACCCGAGTCACCGGAGGAAAGGCGAATTTCTGCTCCCGGAATATTTTCAAGCTTTTTCCTAATTTCATCCCCTATGATTTTATCCGAACGACTACGCTCTGTTACCGGTGTTAAAAGAATACTGTAATTAGCTCGGTTTGTCTGTGTCCCTGCTGAAACGGAGAAGTTGTCTGTTCCACCGACCGTGACAAAAGCAAGGTCAATTTCAGAGATCTCTTCCAATCTTTCATCAATTTCTTCCATGACATCATAGGTGGCATCAAGGGAACTACCATCCGGTAATCGTACGGTCATGGAAATGAAGCTCTGATCCTGTTGTGGCAAGAATTCTTTACCGATGAATGGAATGCCCGCCAAGGAAATCAGGAAAAGGATAATGATAGAGGTTACTGTTTTCTTCGGATTTCTTAATGTTTTTTCCAAAATAGAACGATACCAATTGGTAAAGCCTGAAAACCGTTCTTCAAATCGGGATGTACTTGTGTTCACTTTTAATAAAAGTGAAGAGAACAAAGGTACAATAATCAATGCTGTAAACAAGGACGCAAGCAAAGAGAACGAAACCACTAAGGCCAATGGCTTGAACAGCTGAGCGGCCAAACCATCCACAAATACGATAGGAAGGAACACGATAACCGTAGTCAGAGTCGAAGCAATGATGGCAGGCCCGACCTCACTTGTCCCTTCAATGGCTGCATCCTTCATGGTATAGCCTTTTTGCCGCAGTCGATAAATATTTTCGAGAATGACGATGGCGTTATCCACCATCATACCAATTCCAAGTGCAAGTCCACCCAGAGTTAATAAATTTAAAGTTTGACCACTGAAGTACATGAAAATAAACGTAGCGACAATGGAAACAGGAATCGAAAATAAAATGATCAAGGTACTGCGGATATTTCTTAAAAAGAAGAATAGAACCAAAGCTGCAAGCAAACTACCAACAATCATATTGGTTGCTACTGCACGAATGGATTTCTCGATAAATTCACTTTGATCAAATATTGGTTTGATATCCACCCCTGGAGGAAGTGTCTTCCTGATTTCATCAAGTTTCTTCTCAATATTGTTTGCAACTGTCACTGTGTTACTTCCCGACTGCTTCAGGATGGACATCCCTACAGCCGGTTCCCCGTTCAAATAACTGAGCTGGGAGGTCGGCTGCAACGTTTCCTTCACTTCCCCGAGCTGATCGAGCTGGATGACTCCTTTGGAAGTAGGGATGGGAAGTGTTTGAATATCAAGGATGGATTGATATTCACCAGTAATCCTGATCGGCAGGTTCTGATTCTGATCTGTCAGAGATCCGCCAGGCAGGTTTAAGTTTTCGGAAGCGATGATTTGCTGTAACTGATCTATGGTAAT is part of the Sutcliffiella sp. FSL R7-0096 genome and harbors:
- a CDS encoding putative glycoside hydrolase, which produces MKKMIGGLVAAVGILAFSGTLAQADEEVVEASKHATKNVQMEARELPVSMARFAFDSGYTFAYPDAVRGIYVTGHSAGGERFPRLLELLNKTDLNAMVIDIKDDHGYLTYIPEEEDSPFMDIAQPYIKDPAGMMETLEENEVYPIGRIVVFKDSVLAKARPDLSFKDNGKVWVNGRGEAFVNPFLKEVWDYNIDIAIEAAKMGFQEIQFDYVRFPEGFEKRDTSLEYGYGEYKEMDMDNVQKRVESVTDFVEYARERLEPYNVQVSVDIFGYTATLPEAPGIGQNFSRISEHVDVISSMIYPSHWTSYFGIAKPDTEPYKLIAEYAKLENAKLDELENRPVSRPWIQDFTATWLGAGNYIPYGPKEVEDQIRALNENGIDEYLIWNAGNSYTEGLDFTPLND
- a CDS encoding GNAT family N-acetyltransferase, giving the protein MNWYEKLNQYFPVEEMKSREHMELLLKEKGDIYHKDEGEHHVLMYVELDNFIFIDYLFVSKDARGMGLGHKLLDKMKEKGKAIILEVEPVDYEDTDTEKRLRFYKREGFEHASSIGYRRRSLATNEVNPMEILYWSPTDAGEEAIYEGMKATYEQIHTYKDKELYGESYDKVDKVLTYDEDDNNEDILSKL
- a CDS encoding MarR family winged helix-turn-helix transcriptional regulator, with the translated sequence MKSEDNYRLDNSIGYKLFHASRLINNRINKYFKENNFPVTYEQWQILSRLYEKDGLTQNQIAELNEKDQPSVSRLIVNMVNRGLVIRSPHPSDARINIINLTEHAKESEHALKSLANQTIQDATREIDSEDVAQCLRMLDQIRENLK
- a CDS encoding ABC transporter permease, whose protein sequence is MKKRYLFIILITLSFISLFVGVTEIKAWKLWQGISEQQLQILLLSRIPRLLSIIIAGIGMSVCGLIMQQLTRNKFVSPTTAGTMDSARLGVLVSLLLFSSAGMLLKASIAFFFALAGTFIFMKILDRIKFKDVIFIPLVGLMFGSIVGSITTFFAYKYDLIQNMSSWLQGNFSLIIKGRYELLYISVPLLIITYLYANRFTVAGMGEEFSINLGLKYKQVVNIGLVIVAAVTSIVILTVGMIPFLGLIVPNIVSIFRGDHLKDNLPYTAMIGAIFVLACDILGRIIIYPYEIPIGLTVGVIGSALFLYLLFRRSTYEAKS
- a CDS encoding iron chelate uptake ABC transporter family permease subunit is translated as MKLNHKIYLLISILVISVSLFLFYDLGSNWDYALPRRAMKVLAIILTGGSIAFSTVIFQTITSNRILTPSIIGLDSLYLLVQTFIIFVFGSASFIVANKEVNFLLSVSCMVLFALLLYKFLFKGEGRNIYFLLLVGIVFGTLFGSLSTFMQVLIDPNEFMLVQDRMFASFNNVNTELLFVSIVLLIGIGFYVSRYLKYLDVLALGREQAINLGVPYNFIVQRFLIIIAILVSIATALVGPITFLGLLVANITYQFMKTYRHIYLLTASILISVVALVGGQLIVERVFTFSTTLSVIINFTGGVYFIYLLLKESKSWSK
- a CDS encoding ATP-binding cassette domain-containing protein → MVEVKNLTKSYGNKKVVDQVSTTVKKGRITSFIGPNGAGKSTLLSMMSRLIEMDSGEVYLDGEDIVKQKSNILAKKLSILKQSNHMPIRLTIRELVSFGRFPHSQGNLTAEDWREVDGAIAYMQLEKMQHKFLDQLSGGQKQRAFIAMVIAQNTEYILLDEPLNNLDMKHSVQIMKVLRKLVDETGKTVIIVIHDINFASVYSDYIVALKNGKLVKQGKTEDIIKEDVLKEIYDIDIIVKEIDGKNICIYFS
- a CDS encoding siderophore ABC transporter substrate-binding protein, yielding MKKNLSILFLAFLLSLVAAACGANNNATSGSENASAEAKTTGNTEKMTIEHQLGKTDITKSPENVIVFDFGILDSLDKLGVNVLGVPQANIPPYLSKYEDATYENVGSLKEPDFEKIHSLDPELIIISGRQADSYEELSKIAPTIFMGVDTNNYLPSYKENMALLGEIFNKESEVAGELAKVEKSIEDLKSKASASGKKALIVLANEGNISAYGPGSRFGIIHDEFGLTPVDDGIEVSTHGQNVSFEYILEKNPDYLFVIDRGAAVEGESSAKALLDNDIINQINASKEDNIVYLDPNYWYLSGGGLISVSEMVKEIESSLE
- a CDS encoding GDSL-type esterase/lipase family protein, which translates into the protein MLKKWSLTILLLVSSFLIYPPAIAESPKQIIYIAIGDSLTAGLGSSEENHLRMHGFVPQFTKYLREDHNVTVENYGIPGLSSPGLLTLLTADEALQNRLKTAGVISVSIGGNDFLQTIRSVPEGEDESALNLRMEILKRTYQETYKLLRELNPDATIILLGLYNPYPDGHELTDLGAKYAPLFNGFIEEYAEEEKTLVIDPYDTFTGNALEWTHISTDDIHPNDRGYTEITQLMKKAYDNNQE
- a CDS encoding efflux RND transporter permease subunit: MKIARLSVLRPIAMSMVIILMLILGAVSMRGMPVDLFPELTFPIVAVTTTYEGAGPEEIENLISSPLEDAMSTLPNVESVTSISRTGGSLVLVSFTWGTDMDFASLDMRERIDSVRDFLPPGANLPRVLRFNPSDLPIVQLAITDPSGEMTKAKQLAEQDIEPQLSSVDGIASISVEGGAENEVRITLDPNALSSFDITIDQLQQIIASENLNLPGGSLTDQNQNLPIRITGEYQSILDIQTLPIPTSKGVIQLDQLGEVKETLQPTSQLSYLNGEPAVGMSILKQSGSNTVTVANNIEKKLDEIRKTLPPGVDIKPIFDQSEFIEKSIRAVATNMIVGSLLAALVLFFFLRNIRSTLIILFSIPVSIVATFIFMYFSGQTLNLLTLGGLALGIGMMVDNAIVILENIYRLRQKGYTMKDAAIEGTSEVGPAIIASTLTTVIVFLPIVFVDGLAAQLFKPLALVVSFSLLASLFTALIIVPLFSSLLLKVNTSTSRFEERFSGFTNWYRSILEKTLRNPKKTVTSIIILFLISLAGIPFIGKEFLPQQDQSFISMTVRLPDGSSLDATYDVMEEIDERLEEISEIDLAFVTVGGTDNFSVSAGTQTNRANYSILLTPVTERSRSDKIIGDEIRKKLENIPGAEIRLSSGDSGFSQNPVSLSITGPDLTTLKSLADDTVNLLSEIEGIREPTSNYTEGNPEIVVDIDRVKASQFGIGSGQIASAVSSATKGLVATRMARDGAELDIRLTIEDTYTASIEDLEKLLINTPTGENIPLQAVATVERGQGPSQISRTNRNREITVNADIVNRDLGSVIDDVEKTLKENIYIPNNQYKITIGGQDEQMNDAFFKLGGALALAVVLVYMVMAGQFESYFYPFIIMFAVPLTIIGIIFGLLVTSQPLGVGSLVGMLILTGIVVNNAIVFVDYVNMMKRDGKSTWEAILIAGPTRLRPIFMTALTTILGLIPLTLGFGEGMEIQQPMAIVIVFGLSFATIITLILIPVVYYLFDSFKEKRRQKKLEKLDV